The following DNA comes from Brassica oleracea var. oleracea cultivar TO1000 chromosome C5, BOL, whole genome shotgun sequence.
CTAAAACTTGTTCATGTCATATCATCTTTTTTGAAAATAAATGCTGTGAGGACATATAAGCAATTTTTTAATATTACTTCACAAATAATGTTTAGGAAATGTGAATGGCATATTGACATATAATACAATATATTTGTTGAGAAACTAAATAATGTTTTCAGTTTATACTTGTAAGTTAATACATATTATATATATATATATATATATGTGTGTGTGTTTGTGTGATTTTCTTAAATAATTTAAAACTTGTCAAAAATAGTTGTATCTAATCGATCATAAAAATACTAAAATTTGCGATATATTTCAGCAATACTGTTCATTCGTTTGCGGAGAAGTTAATAGAACTAAACGTGAAGGTGAGGACAATGGTCTTGGAAAGTTTCGGGCTCGAGAAACATGTAGAGAAGCATTTAAACTCCGCGAAGAATCGCTTTCAATTATTTAAATACAAAGGACTTGCCGATAATACAGACGAGTATATAGGTATTGACTCTCATATCGATAGACATTTCCTCACCATACTTTGCCAAAATGACGTAGTAGATGGCTTGGAGATAAAAACCAAAGACGGTGAAGATTGGATCAAAGCTAAGCCATCTCAAGACTCCTCTTTCCTTGTTTTGGTTGGAGCTTCTCTTCATGTAAAACAATGTTTCCTTGAATCTCAAGTTTCATCCGTTATATATTGTCTTAATTATGTGATCAACATGTATATAACGTATATGAATTGCAGGTACTGTTGAATGGTATGGTACATCCTCCGCTTCACCATGTGGTTATAACCGGGGAAAAAGATCGGTATGTGGCTGGACTGTTCTTGCGTCCTATAGAAGGACTTATCATAAATGCGCCTGAGGAGATTGTCGATGATGAACATCCTCGTCTCTATAAGCCTTTTAATTTTGAGGATTACTTTACGTTTGCCTACAAAGACACCACAAAGAGAGATCTGTCTGCTCTCAAGGCTTACTGTACCCTCTAAAATTCATTTGATCATTGTGCACTTGTTGATTTACTCTTGAGTTTGTCTGTTGTTACCTTTACTTTGCCATGTTGACTCTTGTGCGTGTAATACACCCTAATTTTCAAAAATCCATTATTATTTTTTCCATCGGTTACATGAGAAGAAGAAGAAATTTTAACATGATCTCGACCAAAGATTACCAAAAATTGGTATCACCTACTCTAAAAATTAGTCAAGATTTACAAAGTGTTGTGGTCTAGTCGTATTTGGGACCCACTAGTTTAACCTTGTTTTTTGAGAATCGATTTACATTTTAAACGTTATTGTCTAGCTCTGAGCACTGATAAAGATGTTGGTCTAGTTGTATTTGGGCTTGAGGGATTTTGAGCATTAGGACTTCCATTGAGGTGTTTGTTCATATTTCCCAAACTTGGAGTGAGACACACCAAATTTAAATATGAGATCACAAGACGCTAGTGGATATAATGATTTTGTGAAAATGTATGCGAGCTGTAGGTGAGTTGGAATGTGTTTTGGTCTCAATGAATCCTAATGCAACTTGTTCTCTTATGTAGAGAGGTATTATGCATAAAAAAAATTAAAATGTATGGATCGATAGTGGAAAGCCGGATTAACACTGGGATACATAGCTGAGAGATTGTCACATTGCAGTAGAGTGGCTTGTTTCTGAAATATGTCAAGGTCACGGAGGAGAAATGAAACCCACTTGATTTTTAGACTCTTTTAACTGACCAAGAAATCAGATTGGAGCCAAGTAAATCAGTGGTAAAATAACGCATTTCCTTACAGTGAGTTAAATCATTGTCGCAGTATGCTTCAAATAATCGGATGGACATACTAGTTTGGGCCCAAACAAAAGATAAAATTGGGAGGGATGGGCTGATTTTTTGCTGTTTCTGGTATGCAGCGCACATGGCATTACCTAGGCCTTTGGGTTGGACCACTAGGTATGTTCAACTGGGCATTTTTTTTTTTTTTTTTTTTTTTTTTTTGCTCAAAACACTCACACCCATATTTAGTCCACACCAACAACATTCATACCCAATAACACCCATCACCCAATTCGACACCCAAACCCACCCATTTATAAGCAATATAAATATTGGTCCAAATCTGTTTTTTTTTTTTTCTGAACACATGTCCAAATCTGTTTAAATTCAATTTAAGTTCACTTTGAATATTAAACAACATTGAAATGTGATAGAAATATTCAAAATTGAGTAGTAAAATTTTGAAACTTTAAACAACATTGAAAAATCTGAAAATCTAAAACAATCTCAAAAGACTTAAGTTTTTAACAACATTGTTTATGAATTCACTTTGATTCACCTTGTGACTTTGTCTCCTCTTATTTGCAGCCTGCAACAACAAACAAAAAAAGAAGATTCAACCTCAGATTTTTACCAAATTCTCAAGAAAATTGCAGATGAAGATACAGATCTTTAGCAGTTATGACATGTGGCATAAACTTTTGCAGATATAAAAACCAGACGTGAGAAGATTTTGACCCAAGTTAATGAAAAAAAATATAGCAATTATGACATACAGCAGATTAGTGTTAATGACATATAGCAGATTAACGCTGACATTAGCAATCAGAACACAATGTTAATGACAAAGAAGACTAACTTCAAAACGATCTTTTCAATATGACCAAAGCAGAACACATTGTTAATTAGCCTAACCTAATCAAAGTAGAGAGCATAAATAACAGAGAAGAAAGTCCAAGAGATACCTGAAGACCAAGCTGAGGCGGCAAGTGAATGAAAATGCTGGTTTCTGAATCCAAAACAAAACAAGAAACGAGATTCATTAGCCCACAAACTCAAACAAGTTACTTGCAACTTGAATGAGTAAGGTGTAGAATCATACCTCAATTCAAGTCTATAGACTCTCCACTCTCTTCTTCTTTCTCCTTCTCTTTATCCTCTTCTTCTTTCTCTTCTTCTGTCTTCTCAACAGACTCATCACCTGCGAAAAAAAAATAGTTTTATGAAGATTCAGAAGCAATTTATTATATGAATAGATTATAACCAACACTAACCCATTTCAGGAAACCCTTTTAACCAATTTCTTGTACTGACCAAGGCTTAGACATTTGTAGGTAGAAGATAGCTTATGTACTTGTTAAGGACTCTACTACCAATGCTAAACGAAGATTCTGAAGCAACAGTTGTTATGGGTATACTCAGAACCTCTCGTGCCATTGTTGCCAACTCTTTTAACCGAGCTGAGTTGTCTCTCCAGTAATGTAACACATTCAATTTCTTGTAAGCGGCCAT
Coding sequences within:
- the LOC106294244 gene encoding probable 2-oxoglutarate-dependent dioxygenase AOP1 — encoded protein: MTISSKPQCLPLSLPVIDFSVPNLKPETPEWDSVRAQVRKALEDFGCFEALFDGASVELRKAVFEASQEVFDLPLETKLSAKSEINRNTGYSGQALGMPLYEGMGIDGVDNPDVVNDLTHKVWPRGNITFSNTVHSFAEKLIELNVKVRTMVLESFGLEKHVEKHLNSAKNRFQLFKYKGLADNTDEYIGIDSHIDRHFLTILCQNDVVDGLEIKTKDGEDWIKAKPSQDSSFLVLVGASLHVLLNGMVHPPLHHVVITGEKDRYVAGLFLRPIEGLIINAPEEIVDDEHPRLYKPFNFEDYFTFAYKDTTKRDLSALKAYCTL